In Longimicrobium sp., a single window of DNA contains:
- a CDS encoding multicopper oxidase family protein produces the protein MPYPRPILAAVLAASLAASISTSTAAQNVQAAAARRAPGGRCAYVEADIDRYGKQPFRNPLELRSANGRLSTTLAVRYTDPNTTSIAGCPVKLRSYNGQLVGPTLRVRPGDDLAPLLDNQLPREDSAEVNAQFQQENGSAFLDMRPYSFNTTNLHTHGLHVSPNGNSDNVLLAIQPQSRFQYGIRLPASHTRGTYWYHAHTHGSTAVQVGSGMAGALIVEDDPARIPPALRAANQNEKVMVVQTILYDTTGQANNITSFFPDPPSPPDACQTGGPTCTWFGSRRHTTINGQIVPVITMRPGEVQRWRVIDSSFRESIALQLQGHALHEIALDGIYTGRIDTWAAGQDLVLQPGYRSDILVQASTTPGDYQLIDDSASTGISLRGVAERAQLLAIVRIQGDPVDMKLPTQQEMAALNPFPGVQLPLTADGVQEAVFKLGSGLQPTDPRNSFQVNYEAFDDSRVRHLQLNKTDMWSLTTVGDPAAVPGGGVPPLPHIFHIHINPFQVYRQGPNGQPELVWKDTQLIPAGDTINIYTQYLDFTGTFVIHCHILDHEDLGMMEAVEVVRELPVPHPRPNGRPDAAGGMGGMSGHMH, from the coding sequence ATGCCCTACCCGCGGCCCATCCTTGCCGCCGTGCTGGCGGCGTCGCTCGCCGCATCCATCTCCACGTCCACGGCCGCGCAGAACGTGCAGGCGGCCGCCGCGCGGCGCGCGCCCGGCGGACGGTGCGCATACGTGGAGGCGGACATCGACCGCTACGGCAAGCAGCCGTTCCGTAATCCCCTCGAGCTCCGCTCCGCGAACGGGCGGCTGTCGACCACGCTGGCCGTCCGCTACACGGACCCGAACACGACTTCCATCGCCGGATGCCCGGTGAAGCTGCGCAGCTACAACGGCCAGCTCGTCGGCCCCACGCTGCGCGTCCGCCCGGGCGACGACCTGGCGCCGCTGCTCGACAACCAGCTGCCGCGCGAGGACAGCGCAGAGGTGAACGCGCAGTTCCAGCAGGAGAACGGGAGCGCGTTCCTCGACATGCGCCCGTACTCGTTCAACACCACCAATCTCCACACGCACGGGCTGCACGTCTCGCCGAACGGCAACAGCGACAACGTGCTGCTGGCCATCCAGCCCCAGAGCCGCTTCCAGTACGGCATCCGCCTGCCGGCCAGCCACACGCGCGGCACCTACTGGTACCACGCGCACACGCACGGGTCGACCGCCGTGCAGGTGGGAAGCGGGATGGCGGGCGCGCTGATCGTGGAGGACGACCCCGCGCGCATCCCGCCGGCGCTCAGGGCGGCCAACCAGAACGAGAAGGTCATGGTGGTGCAGACGATCCTGTACGACACCACCGGGCAGGCGAACAACATCACCTCGTTCTTCCCCGATCCCCCCAGCCCCCCGGACGCCTGCCAGACGGGCGGGCCCACCTGCACGTGGTTCGGGTCGCGGCGGCACACGACCATCAACGGGCAGATCGTGCCGGTCATCACCATGCGGCCGGGCGAGGTGCAGCGCTGGCGGGTGATCGACAGCTCGTTCCGCGAGAGCATCGCGCTGCAGCTGCAGGGGCACGCGCTGCACGAGATCGCGCTCGACGGGATCTACACCGGCCGGATCGACACCTGGGCGGCGGGGCAGGATCTCGTTCTCCAGCCCGGCTACCGCAGCGACATCCTGGTCCAGGCCAGCACGACCCCCGGCGACTATCAGCTGATCGACGACTCCGCGAGCACGGGGATCTCGCTGCGCGGGGTGGCGGAGCGGGCGCAGCTGCTGGCCATCGTGCGCATCCAGGGCGATCCCGTCGACATGAAGCTGCCGACGCAGCAGGAGATGGCGGCGCTGAACCCGTTCCCCGGCGTGCAGCTGCCGCTGACGGCGGACGGGGTGCAGGAGGCGGTGTTCAAGCTGGGAAGCGGGCTGCAGCCCACGGACCCGCGCAACTCCTTCCAGGTGAACTACGAGGCGTTCGACGACTCGCGCGTGCGCCATCTCCAGCTCAACAAGACGGACATGTGGTCGCTGACCACCGTAGGCGATCCGGCCGCCGTCCCCGGCGGAGGCGTGCCGCCGCTGCCGCACATCTTCCACATCCACATCAACCCGTTCCAGGTCTACCGGCAGGGGCCGAACGGGCAGCCCGAGCTGGTGTGGAAGGACACGCAGCTGATCCCCGCGGGCGACACCATCAACATCTACACGCAGTACCTGGACTTCACGGGCACGTTCGTGATCCACTGCCACATCCTGGACCACGAGGACCTGGGGATGATGGAGGCGGTGGAGGTCGTCCGCGAGCTGCCCGTGCCGCACCCGCGGCCGAACGGGCGGCCGGACGCGGCGGGCGGGATGGGTGGGATGAGCGGGCACATGCACTGA